In Bacillus sp. SM2101, a single window of DNA contains:
- a CDS encoding ABC transporter permease subunit: MDAKIDQASEEVIITSTKKEKVKKVSRTIISQKYLQVMALLGVVWMFIFNYIPMYGAIIAFKEYSIIKSIAEAPWVGLLHFKEFLQDEEFVNVLKNTLGISLIKLFIGFPLPIIFALLLNELTSLKFKKAVQTITYLPHFLSWVVLGGIVTTWLADIGFINDILLGLGIIDERVSYLADPKYFWGIVITSDIWKELGWSAIIYLAAIAGVSPELYESARIDGAGRLQRMWHVTLPSIRPTITILFILAVSGVLNSNFDQILILRNQLNESASNVIDIYVYSTGIQNGRFSYAAAIGLFKAVIAFILLLGANKITKKLDGTTLF; this comes from the coding sequence ATGGATGCAAAAATTGACCAAGCTTCTGAGGAAGTCATTATCACCAGTACAAAAAAAGAAAAAGTAAAAAAGGTATCCAGAACAATAATTTCACAAAAATATTTACAAGTCATGGCTCTTCTCGGAGTCGTATGGATGTTTATATTTAACTACATCCCTATGTATGGGGCAATTATAGCTTTTAAAGAGTACAGTATTATTAAATCGATTGCAGAAGCACCTTGGGTCGGCTTATTGCATTTCAAGGAATTTTTGCAAGACGAGGAATTTGTAAATGTACTTAAAAACACACTTGGAATTAGTTTGATTAAACTATTTATTGGTTTTCCATTACCAATTATTTTCGCACTATTATTAAATGAGCTAACGTCATTAAAGTTCAAAAAAGCAGTTCAAACAATTACCTATTTACCTCACTTCCTTTCGTGGGTTGTGTTAGGCGGAATTGTCACAACATGGTTAGCTGATATCGGGTTTATTAATGATATTCTACTAGGTTTAGGAATCATCGATGAGCGAGTAAGTTATTTAGCTGATCCGAAATACTTTTGGGGGATTGTTATCACATCTGATATATGGAAAGAGCTAGGTTGGTCAGCGATCATTTATTTAGCAGCAATCGCAGGTGTCTCTCCTGAGCTATACGAATCTGCGAGAATTGATGGGGCAGGTCGTTTGCAAAGAATGTGGCACGTAACTTTACCATCGATTCGTCCAACAATTACAATCTTATTTATCCTAGCTGTCAGCGGTGTGTTAAATTCAAATTTTGACCAAATCTTAATTTTACGTAATCAATTAAATGAAAGCGCTAGTAATGTAATAGACATTTACGTGTATTCAACGGGTATCCAAAATGGTCGTTTCTCCTATGCAGCAGCAATTGGGTTATTTAAAGCAGTCATCGCCTTCATATTGTTGTTAGGTGCAAACAAGATTACTAAAAAACTAGACGGAACAACGTTATTCTAG
- a CDS encoding DUF1992 domain-containing protein has product MDVVSIIAEDKIKRAYSDGEFKHLPGKGKPLVLEDLSHIPEHLRMSYKMLKNAGMMQEADELKKEMMTIEQLVASTQNEDEKLKLTNRLNEKMIRFNQLMEKRTVSSNSSAFKQYQQQIHNKLW; this is encoded by the coding sequence ATGGATGTTGTATCAATCATTGCCGAAGATAAAATAAAAAGGGCATATAGCGACGGGGAGTTTAAGCACCTTCCAGGTAAGGGAAAGCCCCTAGTCTTAGAGGATTTATCACATATACCAGAACACCTCCGTATGAGCTATAAGATGTTAAAAAATGCTGGAATGATGCAAGAAGCAGATGAATTAAAAAAAGAGATGATGACAATAGAACAGTTGGTTGCGTCAACTCAGAATGAAGACGAAAAACTCAAATTAACAAATAGGTTAAACGAAAAAATGATTCGTTTTAATCAACTGATGGAAAAAAGAACTGTGTCTTCGAACTCCTCTGCCTTTAAACAATATCAGCAACAAATTCATAACAAGCTTTGGTAA
- a CDS encoding TasA family protein, which translates to MTLKKKLGMGIASAALGLSLVGGGTFAYFSDSVDTENTFAAGTLNLSIDPSVIIDVNNIKPGDKMPRRFYLVNDGSLDISRIDLNTSYEVIDTKNDNNGEDFAEHIKVNFLDNDDKNTHPIFTTTLADLDSSTIDLLQENGWTPDDEEGLKSGEQDTLFVEFEFVDNGFDQNIFQGDILKLTWTFDAHQTEGEER; encoded by the coding sequence ATGACTTTGAAAAAGAAGCTAGGCATGGGAATAGCCTCAGCAGCTTTAGGACTATCATTAGTTGGTGGAGGAACATTTGCATATTTTAGCGATTCAGTTGATACTGAGAACACATTTGCAGCTGGTACATTAAATCTCTCAATTGACCCATCTGTAATTATTGATGTAAATAATATAAAACCAGGAGATAAAATGCCTAGAAGGTTTTACTTAGTTAACGATGGCTCTTTAGACATTAGTAGGATTGACTTGAATACGAGTTACGAAGTAATTGATACAAAAAATGATAATAACGGTGAGGATTTTGCTGAACATATTAAGGTGAATTTCTTAGATAATGATGATAAAAATACCCATCCAATATTTACAACTACACTTGCTGATTTAGATAGTTCCACAATTGATTTGTTACAAGAGAACGGCTGGACTCCTGATGATGAGGAGGGATTAAAGAGTGGTGAACAAGATACTTTGTTTGTAGAATTCGAATTCGTAGATAATGGTTTTGATCAAAATATCTTCCAAGGCGACATATTGAAATTAACATGGACGTTTGATGCACATCAAACTGAGGGAGAAGAGCGGTAA
- a CDS encoding CalY family protein, translating into MGIKKKLGLGMASAALGISLIGGGTFAYFSDTAEVSNTFAAGTLDLSVDPETIINVNDIKPGDWMKRNFKLINSGSLDISSVDLITSYTVTEADGSPANNGEEDLGKHIKVQFLKNKDKKTEVIDEKTLYELKNMTPDAVENLRWKGEKDGLKAGDTDKLRVKFIFVENDEDQNVFRGDKLELKWEFVAHQTDGEEK; encoded by the coding sequence ATGGGTATTAAAAAGAAATTAGGTTTAGGAATGGCATCGGCAGCACTGGGCATATCACTAATTGGTGGAGGAACGTTTGCATATTTTAGTGATACTGCTGAAGTATCGAATACTTTTGCAGCAGGTACACTAGACTTATCGGTTGATCCAGAAACAATCATTAACGTTAATGATATTAAACCTGGGGATTGGATGAAAAGAAATTTCAAGCTGATAAACAGTGGGTCTCTAGATATAAGTTCTGTAGATTTAATTACGAGCTATACGGTTACAGAGGCGGACGGTAGCCCCGCTAATAATGGGGAGGAAGACTTGGGAAAACATATTAAAGTTCAATTCTTAAAAAATAAAGACAAGAAAACTGAAGTCATTGATGAAAAAACACTATACGAATTAAAAAATATGACACCAGATGCTGTTGAAAATTTGAGATGGAAAGGTGAGAAAGATGGCTTAAAAGCAGGTGATACAGATAAACTTCGCGTTAAATTTATTTTCGTAGAAAATGATGAGGATCAAAATGTGTTTCGAGGGGACAAGCTGGAGTTAAAATGGGAGTTTGTAGCTCATCAAACTGATGGGGAAGAAAAATAA
- a CDS encoding TasA family protein, with protein MGIKKKLGLGMASAALGLSLIGGGTFAYFSDNETVSNTFAAGTLDLYVDKAVVFEVGDIKPGDWMEREFNIKNDGTLDIEEVLMHTTISGDTDLASHLNIKILSSDDQVILENVTLAELASRTEGDNSPDITTIRSSKEKLPVGDNDTIKIHIEFLDNGQDQNHLQGAEISVGFDLEATQGPGEEK; from the coding sequence ATGGGTATTAAAAAGAAATTAGGTTTAGGAATGGCATCAGCAGCACTAGGGTTATCATTAATCGGTGGAGGAACTTTTGCATACTTTAGTGACAATGAAACTGTATCCAATACATTTGCTGCAGGTACATTAGATTTATATGTAGATAAAGCGGTAGTATTTGAAGTCGGAGATATTAAACCTGGAGATTGGATGGAAAGAGAATTTAATATTAAAAATGATGGGACTTTGGACATAGAAGAAGTGTTAATGCATACGACAATATCTGGAGACACAGACCTAGCATCCCATCTAAATATAAAGATTCTTTCAAGTGATGATCAAGTAATTCTTGAAAATGTCACATTAGCAGAACTTGCGTCAAGAACAGAAGGAGATAACTCTCCAGACATTACAACTATAAGATCAAGTAAGGAAAAGTTACCAGTTGGTGATAATGATACAATTAAAATTCACATTGAGTTCCTTGATAATGGACAAGATCAGAACCACCTGCAAGGTGCCGAAATAAGTGTTGGATTCGATCTTGAAGCAACTCAAGGACCAGGTGAAGAAAAATAA
- a CDS encoding DNA topoisomerase III: MSKTVVLAEKPSVGRDIARVLKCQKKGNGFFEGDKYIVTWALGHLVTLADPEAYDVKYKSWKLEDLPMLPNKAKLVVIKKTSKQFNTVKAQLNRKDVKEVVIATDAGREGELVARWILEKVRMNKPIKRLWISSVTDKAITEGFRKLRNGKDYENLYASAVARAEADWYVGINATRALTTKFNAQLSCGRVQTPTIAIISKREEEIRNFKPKAYYGIQAVTKDHLKLVWLDNNTKDTKTFSKDKIENTLLAVNNKHAQVVDVNKIAKKSYSPQLYDLTELQRDANKRFGYSAKETLSIMQKLYEQHKLLTYPRTDSRYISTDIVATLKDRVDACSIQPYAKLAMKILKQPIKAKKSFVDNSKVSDHHAIIPTEQSAMLSSLSDKERKIYDLVVKRFLAVLFPPFEYEQTTIVTSIASEQFIAKGKRIINQGWKEVYENQFDDEVNDVISEQTLPSISKGDVLQITAVSQTTGETKPPEPFTEASLLSAMENPKKYMKKNDKQLINTIGKTGGLGTVATRADIIEKLFNSFLIEKRGKSIFITSKGKQLLDLVPEDLKSPELTAEWEQKLEAISKGSLQKTAFINEMKHYAKDVVHKIKNSDKKFKHDNVTGKKCPDCGKPMLEVNGKKGKMLVCQDRECGHRKNVSKVTNARCPNCRKKLELRGEGEGQIFVCSCGHREKLSTFNERRKSSKNKNVSKREVSNYLKKQNKQSDEFKNPALAEALAKLKLKK; the protein is encoded by the coding sequence ATGAGTAAGACTGTAGTATTAGCTGAAAAGCCTTCAGTAGGTAGAGATATAGCAAGAGTATTAAAATGTCAGAAAAAGGGAAATGGATTTTTCGAAGGAGATAAATATATCGTCACATGGGCACTAGGTCATTTAGTCACATTAGCTGATCCAGAAGCATATGACGTGAAATATAAGTCATGGAAGTTAGAAGATTTACCAATGCTTCCTAACAAGGCAAAGCTCGTAGTTATTAAAAAAACGAGTAAGCAATTTAATACTGTAAAGGCACAATTAAATAGGAAAGATGTTAAGGAAGTAGTTATTGCCACAGATGCTGGTCGAGAGGGTGAGCTTGTAGCTAGGTGGATTCTTGAAAAAGTACGTATGAATAAACCAATCAAGCGCCTTTGGATATCATCTGTTACAGATAAGGCGATTACAGAGGGCTTTCGTAAATTAAGGAATGGAAAAGATTATGAAAATCTATATGCATCTGCTGTAGCTCGCGCTGAAGCTGATTGGTATGTGGGTATTAACGCAACACGTGCGTTAACGACAAAATTCAATGCACAGTTGTCTTGCGGAAGGGTGCAAACACCAACAATTGCAATAATTTCAAAAAGAGAAGAAGAAATTCGTAACTTCAAACCAAAGGCATATTATGGAATTCAAGCGGTGACGAAAGATCATTTGAAATTAGTATGGTTAGATAATAACACAAAGGACACTAAAACATTTTCAAAAGATAAAATAGAAAACACTCTTCTAGCAGTTAATAATAAACATGCACAAGTTGTGGATGTGAATAAAATAGCGAAAAAGAGCTATTCACCACAGCTATATGATTTAACAGAATTACAAAGAGATGCCAATAAGCGTTTTGGATATTCTGCTAAAGAAACGCTTTCCATTATGCAAAAGCTGTACGAGCAGCATAAATTATTAACATATCCACGAACAGATTCTAGATATATATCAACGGATATTGTGGCTACATTAAAGGACAGGGTTGATGCTTGTAGTATTCAGCCATATGCGAAATTAGCAATGAAAATATTGAAACAACCAATTAAGGCGAAGAAATCTTTTGTTGATAATAGTAAGGTTTCTGATCACCATGCTATAATACCGACTGAACAATCAGCCATGTTAAGCTCGCTTAGTGACAAAGAGAGAAAGATATATGATTTAGTGGTAAAACGTTTTTTAGCTGTACTCTTCCCACCATTTGAATATGAACAAACAACAATAGTTACATCTATTGCTAGTGAGCAATTTATTGCCAAAGGGAAGCGGATTATAAACCAAGGGTGGAAAGAGGTCTATGAAAACCAATTTGATGACGAAGTAAACGATGTTATTTCTGAACAAACGTTACCAAGCATCTCAAAAGGGGATGTATTGCAAATTACAGCAGTGTCGCAAACAACAGGAGAAACCAAACCTCCTGAACCGTTCACTGAAGCTAGCTTATTGTCTGCAATGGAAAACCCTAAAAAGTATATGAAAAAGAACGATAAACAATTAATAAATACAATTGGAAAAACTGGTGGGCTCGGTACGGTAGCAACAAGAGCAGATATTATAGAAAAGCTATTTAATAGCTTTTTAATAGAAAAAAGAGGGAAAAGTATCTTTATTACTTCCAAAGGGAAACAACTGCTAGACTTAGTTCCTGAGGATTTAAAATCACCGGAACTTACAGCAGAATGGGAACAAAAACTAGAGGCTATTTCAAAAGGGTCTCTCCAAAAAACAGCATTTATAAATGAAATGAAACATTACGCAAAGGATGTTGTTCATAAGATAAAGAATAGTGACAAGAAATTTAAGCATGATAATGTAACTGGCAAGAAATGCCCTGATTGTGGAAAACCAATGCTAGAGGTAAACGGAAAGAAAGGAAAAATGCTTGTTTGTCAAGATCGTGAATGTGGCCATCGGAAAAATGTATCAAAAGTAACGAATGCACGGTGCCCGAATTGTCGAAAAAAACTAGAGCTACGTGGTGAAGGAGAAGGTCAAATTTTTGTCTGTAGCTGTGGACATCGAGAAAAACTATCTACATTTAATGAACGTAGAAAAAGCTCGAAAAATAAAAACGTTTCGAAACGAGAAGTATCGAACTATTTAAAGAAACAAAACAAACAAAGTGATGAATTTAAAAATCCTGCCTTAGCTGAAGCGTTAGCAAAGCTAAAATTAAAAAAATAG
- a CDS encoding NAD(P)H-dependent oxidoreductase: MLKGILIINGHPNGNSFCSALGKAYKDGALEGDNEVRELSLAEMKFNPILKGYGQTMEFEQDLQRAQEFIKWSDHIVFTYPTWWGTMPALLKGFVDRVFSPGFAFKYTEGPLPEKLLKGRSARLIVTMDSPKWYYNIVYGKPGHNAMKRSTLKFCGINPVKITTIGPISQSTDDKRQVWLKEIKQLGISSA; encoded by the coding sequence ATTTTGAAGGGCATATTAATTATTAATGGACACCCTAATGGTAATAGTTTCTGTTCAGCGTTAGGGAAAGCCTATAAAGATGGTGCATTAGAAGGTGATAACGAAGTTAGAGAACTATCTCTTGCTGAGATGAAATTTAATCCAATTCTTAAAGGGTATGGTCAAACAATGGAGTTTGAGCAAGATTTACAGAGGGCTCAGGAATTCATAAAATGGTCGGATCATATCGTATTTACGTATCCAACATGGTGGGGAACGATGCCTGCATTATTAAAAGGATTTGTAGACCGGGTTTTTTCACCGGGATTTGCTTTTAAATATACTGAAGGTCCGCTTCCTGAAAAACTATTAAAAGGTAGGTCTGCGAGGTTAATTGTGACAATGGACTCACCAAAATGGTATTACAATATAGTTTATGGGAAGCCGGGACATAATGCCATGAAAAGGAGCACGCTTAAGTTTTGCGGAATTAATCCCGTTAAGATTACAACAATCGGACCTATTAGCCAATCGACAGATGACAAAAGACAAGTGTGGCTAAAAGAAATTAAACAATTAGGCATTTCGTCAGCATAA
- a CDS encoding ABC transporter permease gives MITILKTKFRLLMRKPWAYIIMTAVCMLIAMFISKGSEQSISVPVYSDLSEQATTEFINELKSSDAFSFNLMSKEELNETVAEGKAEAGVILRERGFDLIIAANTENQMVIKQYVQQKYINHMQKQALIVEAEQQEFSTEPIVEAFNSLENNQVFTINKEYFHSSDAFLYDANVQGLFGSALFFVIFTIAINVSTILEEKKDGVWDRMILSPVRKWEMYVGNLMYTFLAGYFQVVIVFLVFRYLTNIDFNGAFWKVLLLLVPYVFSIVALSVMLTGFVKNIQHFNALIPIISVSMAMISGAYWPIEIVTSEVLLAISKVLPLTYGMELLKGAVIYDYSMSDFIFPISILCLMGVLMMGVGINFIERRQT, from the coding sequence ATGATTACGATATTAAAGACAAAATTCCGGTTGTTAATGCGAAAACCATGGGCATATATTATTATGACAGCTGTTTGTATGCTCATTGCAATGTTTATAAGTAAGGGCTCTGAACAATCAATTAGCGTACCTGTTTATAGTGACTTGTCAGAGCAAGCAACGACTGAGTTTATAAATGAGCTTAAAAGCTCTGATGCTTTCAGTTTTAATTTAATGAGCAAAGAAGAACTAAATGAAACAGTGGCAGAAGGAAAAGCAGAGGCAGGAGTGATTCTTAGAGAGCGAGGTTTCGATCTCATTATTGCTGCAAACACAGAAAACCAAATGGTCATTAAGCAATATGTACAGCAAAAGTATATTAATCATATGCAAAAACAGGCTTTAATAGTGGAAGCTGAACAACAGGAGTTCAGCACTGAGCCTATAGTAGAAGCATTTAACTCATTAGAAAATAATCAAGTTTTTACGATCAATAAAGAATATTTTCATTCAAGTGATGCCTTCTTATATGATGCAAATGTGCAAGGATTGTTTGGAAGTGCCCTTTTCTTTGTAATATTTACGATTGCCATTAATGTATCAACTATTCTAGAAGAGAAAAAAGACGGGGTTTGGGATCGAATGATCTTGTCACCTGTTCGTAAATGGGAGATGTATGTTGGTAATCTGATGTATACATTTTTAGCAGGTTATTTCCAAGTCGTCATCGTATTTCTCGTTTTTCGGTACTTAACAAATATAGATTTTAATGGAGCGTTTTGGAAAGTACTATTGCTCCTTGTGCCTTACGTTTTTTCCATCGTAGCTTTATCAGTGATGTTAACAGGGTTTGTAAAAAATATTCAGCATTTTAATGCATTAATCCCAATTATTTCTGTAAGTATGGCGATGATTAGCGGGGCCTATTGGCCAATTGAAATCGTTACATCTGAAGTTTTATTAGCAATCTCGAAGGTTTTACCTCTTACTTATGGAATGGAGCTCTTAAAGGGAGCGGTTATATATGATTATTCAATGAGTGATTTTATCTTTCCAATAAGTATTTTATGTTTGATGGGTGTGTTGATGATGGGCGTAGGAATTAATTTTATTGAACGAAGACAAACGTAG